A genomic region of Christiangramia sp. OXR-203 contains the following coding sequences:
- a CDS encoding LytTR family DNA-binding domain-containing protein: MLTDLGLTTEVMLHSVSDAIKWFQHNPDPELIFLDIQLSDGLSFEIFEQVSPKSAIIFTTAYDEYALKAFKLNSIDYLLKPIDDEELEAAITKFESTRKNEGLDLQEIRSMLTGQSSQKTYKSRFTAQVGQHLKLVEASEIACLYSENKATYMHCYSGRNYPIDIPLEQLEDELDPQKFYRVNRKCILNIKAIKDILTYSNSRLEVKIENFTEFQIIVSRERVKDFKSWLNN; the protein is encoded by the coding sequence ATGCTTACTGATCTTGGATTGACCACGGAAGTAATGCTACATTCAGTGAGCGATGCTATTAAATGGTTCCAGCATAATCCAGATCCGGAGCTAATATTTCTGGACATACAGTTGAGCGACGGACTCTCCTTTGAGATCTTTGAACAGGTTTCTCCTAAGAGTGCCATTATCTTCACGACTGCCTACGATGAATATGCTTTGAAAGCCTTCAAATTAAATAGTATCGATTACCTGCTGAAGCCTATAGATGACGAGGAACTGGAAGCCGCGATCACAAAATTTGAAAGCACGAGGAAGAATGAAGGGCTGGACCTGCAGGAAATTAGAAGCATGTTGACTGGTCAGTCATCCCAAAAAACTTATAAATCCCGGTTCACAGCCCAAGTTGGCCAGCATTTAAAATTGGTTGAAGCCAGCGAAATCGCCTGCCTTTATTCTGAAAATAAAGCAACTTATATGCATTGTTATTCCGGAAGAAATTATCCGATTGATATTCCGCTGGAACAACTGGAGGATGAGTTAGACCCTCAAAAATTCTACCGGGTGAATCGAAAATGTATCCTGAACATTAAGGCAATCAAAGATATACTAACCTATTCCAATTCAAGACTGGAAGTGAAGATCGAAAACTTTACTGAATTCCAGATCATTGTAAGCCGTGAGCGGGTAAAAGACTTTAAATCATGGCTAAACAATTGA
- a CDS encoding 2TM domain-containing protein → MEIDYRKDMRYKQAQKRIKDIKGFYVHLIVYIFVNIAIFVVSTRQTGFEEGLTRWQNYSTLFFWGIGLFAHWASVFGPNFIFRKSWEERKIKEIMEKDKKQLWK, encoded by the coding sequence ATGGAAATCGATTATAGAAAAGATATGCGTTACAAGCAGGCGCAGAAAAGAATCAAAGATATCAAAGGGTTTTACGTTCACCTTATCGTGTATATATTCGTTAATATAGCCATTTTCGTGGTAAGTACACGCCAGACAGGCTTTGAAGAGGGTCTTACCAGGTGGCAGAACTATTCTACACTGTTCTTTTGGGGGATAGGTTTATTCGCACATTGGGCGAGCGTATTCGGGCCAAATTTCATCTTCAGAAAATCATGGGAAGAGCGCAAGATCAAAGAGATCATGGAAAAGGACAAAAAGCAACTTTGGAAATAA
- a CDS encoding 2TM domain-containing protein: protein MKNLLKILKISVIVSLVIALLDATFNGFSFRALTDWENLAMYFFYSFVLTSINVLYFYYFNKKVGWKDAGLKRAFIASSGSIILTLLGYFLCRLIDKTVFGKQPLPEFLENESLSFYFFPLLFTTIVTLIFHLIYFYKALQEKRVKEQKIIAGTASAKFDALKNQLDPHFLFNSLNVLASLIDENPYQAQRFTTSLSKVYRYVLEQKDKDLVPLSEELKFAKTYMKLLEMRFEDSIFFELPEQLSSEEAKVVPLSLQLLLENTIKHNVVSDSRPLHIKIIEENGYLVVQNNFQKKEVLGDRKGVGLQNIVNRYDVVTERKVLIEQNEDHFKVKLPILTKQISIMESTTINEQNAYFKAKQRVKEIKEFYGNLISYCVVIPFLIFINYYTYWGFQWFWFPLFGWGIGLTIHGFSVFGYGSEWEERKIRELMEKDQQQNKSWN from the coding sequence ATGAAGAACCTATTAAAAATATTAAAGATCAGTGTTATTGTGAGCTTAGTCATAGCTCTACTGGATGCTACTTTTAATGGATTTAGCTTTAGAGCACTTACAGACTGGGAAAACCTGGCCATGTATTTCTTCTATTCATTTGTCCTTACCTCTATAAACGTACTTTACTTCTATTACTTTAATAAAAAGGTAGGCTGGAAAGATGCCGGACTCAAAAGAGCTTTTATAGCTTCTTCCGGTTCGATCATATTGACCTTGCTGGGATATTTTCTATGCAGACTTATTGATAAAACTGTTTTCGGAAAACAGCCATTACCTGAATTCCTGGAGAATGAAAGTCTTAGCTTTTATTTCTTTCCGCTACTATTTACCACGATCGTTACCCTGATTTTTCACCTCATCTATTTTTATAAAGCACTTCAGGAGAAGAGAGTTAAGGAGCAAAAGATCATTGCAGGAACTGCTTCAGCTAAATTTGATGCACTAAAGAATCAATTAGATCCACATTTTCTCTTTAATAGTTTGAATGTTCTTGCTTCCCTAATAGATGAAAATCCTTACCAGGCACAACGTTTTACTACCTCACTTTCGAAAGTCTACCGTTATGTGCTGGAACAGAAAGATAAAGATCTTGTACCACTTTCAGAAGAACTGAAATTTGCAAAGACCTATATGAAATTACTCGAAATGCGTTTTGAAGACAGTATCTTCTTTGAACTGCCAGAGCAATTATCTTCAGAAGAAGCAAAAGTAGTTCCTTTATCATTACAACTATTGCTAGAAAATACCATCAAACATAACGTGGTAAGCGACAGCAGACCTTTGCATATTAAAATCATTGAGGAAAATGGTTACCTGGTTGTACAGAACAACTTTCAGAAAAAAGAAGTTCTGGGTGATCGTAAAGGCGTAGGGCTTCAGAATATCGTGAACCGCTACGATGTGGTGACCGAACGTAAAGTATTAATCGAACAAAATGAGGATCACTTCAAGGTGAAACTCCCAATACTAACTAAACAAATATCAATTATGGAATCGACCACTATTAACGAGCAAAATGCTTATTTCAAAGCAAAACAGAGAGTAAAGGAGATTAAGGAATTTTATGGAAACCTTATATCTTACTGCGTAGTTATCCCTTTTCTAATATTTATAAATTACTATACCTACTGGGGTTTTCAATGGTTCTGGTTTCCGTTATTTGGATGGGGTATTGGATTGACCATTCACGGTTTTTCAGTATTTGGATATGGATCTGAATGGGAAGAGCGTAAAATCAGAGAATTAATGGAAAAGGATCAACAACAAAATAAAAGCTGGAACTAA
- a CDS encoding hemerythrin domain-containing protein: MTIFEALRQEHEIQRDLIDKLIKTEGKTEERKKIFEDLKHELKIHEDAEERHFYIPLMEKDMTQEKARHSVAEHHEMDELVKQLEDTEMDASNWLKIAKDLEHQLIHHLDEEEQEVFQLAGKVLTDNQKTSLASDYNKEIKERR; the protein is encoded by the coding sequence ATGACAATTTTTGAAGCATTAAGACAGGAGCACGAAATCCAGCGTGACCTGATCGACAAGCTTATAAAAACCGAAGGAAAAACTGAAGAAAGAAAAAAGATCTTTGAGGATCTAAAACATGAATTAAAAATTCATGAGGATGCTGAAGAGCGCCATTTCTATATTCCGCTAATGGAAAAAGATATGACCCAGGAAAAGGCAAGACATAGTGTTGCTGAGCATCACGAAATGGATGAACTGGTGAAACAACTGGAAGATACCGAAATGGACGCTTCTAACTGGTTGAAGATCGCCAAAGATCTCGAACATCAATTGATCCATCATCTTGATGAAGAAGAGCAGGAAGTATTTCAATTAGCAGGTAAAGTACTAACCGATAATCAAAAAACTTCATTGGCTTCAGATTATAATAAAGAAATTAAAGAAAGAAGATAA
- a CDS encoding NAD(P)/FAD-dependent oxidoreductase — MIIPKSDLPRVVVVGGGFAGLALARNLMKQDVQMVLLDRHNYHTFQPLLYQVSTSGLEPDSIAYPLRKITRSSDRCFFRLTEVKSISAEKNTVHTSIGDIIYDYLVIATGSKTNFFGNDSIEEHGMWMKTVPQALNIRSLILENLEQATITDDPEKRKSLLNFVLAGAGPTGVELSGAIAELRNHIVPKDYPDLDPNEMNIHLLEGMGRVLPPMSEHASEKAQAMLEELGVKVHLNTMVENYDGHLVKTNTELALKTETFIWSAGVTGAPVEGLNASAMVEKANRYEVNAFNQINGYENIFAIGDIALMATEDFPRGHPMVAQPAIQQGKHLAKNIKRLIKGEPLEAFDYFDKGTMATVGRNRAVVDLHKWKFSGFFAWFVWMFVHLWFLVGFRNRAVTFFNWLYNYVNFDKAARLIIRPFKGHEERMSMDKDKA, encoded by the coding sequence ATGATTATTCCAAAGTCTGATTTACCAAGAGTTGTAGTAGTTGGTGGTGGCTTCGCCGGGCTGGCACTGGCAAGAAATTTAATGAAGCAGGATGTGCAAATGGTCTTGCTGGATCGCCATAATTACCACACTTTTCAGCCATTACTATACCAGGTTTCCACTTCGGGACTGGAACCAGATTCGATCGCATATCCATTGAGAAAAATTACTCGTTCCAGTGATCGCTGTTTTTTCAGACTTACGGAGGTAAAATCAATTTCTGCGGAAAAAAATACCGTTCATACCAGTATTGGTGATATTATCTACGATTATCTGGTCATCGCGACGGGTTCAAAAACAAATTTCTTCGGAAATGATAGTATTGAAGAACATGGAATGTGGATGAAAACTGTTCCGCAAGCCCTGAATATCCGTAGTCTTATTCTTGAAAATCTGGAGCAGGCTACCATCACAGATGATCCTGAAAAACGTAAATCATTACTGAATTTTGTGCTTGCCGGAGCAGGACCTACAGGTGTAGAGCTTAGCGGTGCGATTGCAGAACTTCGAAATCATATAGTACCTAAAGATTATCCTGATCTGGATCCTAACGAAATGAACATTCATCTTCTGGAAGGAATGGGACGGGTATTACCTCCTATGAGTGAACATGCTTCTGAAAAGGCTCAGGCAATGCTGGAAGAACTCGGTGTGAAAGTACACTTGAATACGATGGTCGAAAACTACGATGGTCACCTGGTGAAAACTAATACTGAACTGGCTCTAAAAACCGAAACTTTTATCTGGTCTGCTGGAGTTACCGGAGCACCCGTAGAAGGATTGAATGCTTCGGCCATGGTCGAAAAAGCGAACCGTTACGAGGTAAATGCCTTTAACCAGATAAACGGTTATGAGAATATATTCGCTATTGGTGATATTGCATTAATGGCTACCGAGGACTTCCCTAGAGGCCATCCTATGGTGGCTCAGCCTGCGATACAGCAAGGGAAACATCTAGCTAAAAATATAAAAAGATTGATCAAAGGTGAGCCTCTGGAAGCTTTCGATTATTTTGATAAAGGAACCATGGCTACTGTAGGTCGAAACAGGGCAGTAGTAGACCTGCATAAATGGAAGTTTTCAGGCTTCTTTGCCTGGTTCGTATGGATGTTCGTGCACCTGTGGTTTTTGGTAGGCTTCCGTAACCGTGCTGTTACTTTCTTTAACTGGTTATACAATTACGTGAATTTTGACAAGGCTGCGCGATTGATCATAAGACCTTTTAAAGGTCATGAAGAACGAATGTCTATGGATAAGGACAAAGCATAA
- a CDS encoding RNA polymerase sigma factor, translating into MNKDLEHQFVTNLEQNQNIAHKICRIYTNDQESHNDLFQEITIQLWKAYPKFRGDSKFSTWMYRVALNTAITLYRKKKKSIRTQDYDSVHFKIKTEAYDDTAEQHLKLMYDAIKQLNDIDKALVFLYLEDKNYAEISETLGITEVNARVKMNRVKTKLQNIINP; encoded by the coding sequence GTGAACAAAGACCTAGAACATCAGTTTGTAACAAACCTGGAGCAAAACCAGAACATTGCACACAAAATCTGCCGTATCTATACCAATGATCAGGAATCACATAATGATCTTTTTCAGGAAATTACGATACAGTTATGGAAAGCTTACCCAAAGTTCCGGGGAGATTCAAAGTTTAGTACCTGGATGTACAGGGTCGCTTTGAATACGGCCATCACGCTTTACCGAAAAAAGAAGAAAAGTATACGAACCCAGGATTATGATAGTGTTCACTTTAAAATAAAAACGGAAGCTTATGATGATACTGCAGAACAACATTTGAAACTAATGTATGATGCGATCAAACAATTGAACGATATCGACAAGGCACTGGTCTTTCTTTATCTTGAAGATAAAAATTATGCCGAGATCTCTGAAACTCTTGGGATCACAGAAGTTAATGCACGTGTAAAAATGAATAGAGTGAAAACGAAATTACAAAACATTATAAATCCTTAA
- a CDS encoding lysophospholipid acyltransferase family protein, giving the protein MGLFKKNPFGHYQFLKKWLIRIFGVLTHRRYRGYNELQIEGSEIIKNLPDTNVLFVSNHQTYFADVTAMFHVFNASLSGRVDSIKNVGYIWQPKMNIYYVAAKETMRAGLLARIMAYAGAITVERTWRAKGQEVKRDVNPNDTQNIGKALDDGWVITFPQGTTKPFKPIRKGTAHIIKNHKPIVIPIVIDGFRRSFDKKGLRIKKRGILQTFQIKKPLEFDYENDSIEDIVKKLEYAIEQHPSFLKVIPSEEIQAMEDLNEQRRFGY; this is encoded by the coding sequence ATGGGGTTGTTTAAGAAAAATCCGTTTGGACATTATCAGTTCTTAAAGAAGTGGCTTATTCGCATATTCGGTGTTTTAACTCACAGGCGCTATCGTGGATATAATGAATTACAGATAGAAGGCTCTGAGATCATTAAGAACCTGCCAGATACCAATGTGCTTTTTGTTTCCAACCATCAAACATATTTCGCTGATGTTACCGCTATGTTCCATGTTTTCAACGCTAGTTTAAGCGGGCGGGTAGATAGCATTAAGAATGTAGGGTATATCTGGCAGCCTAAAATGAATATATATTATGTTGCTGCAAAGGAAACCATGCGGGCGGGACTTCTCGCTAGAATTATGGCTTATGCCGGAGCGATAACTGTGGAACGAACATGGAGAGCAAAAGGGCAGGAGGTCAAAAGAGATGTCAATCCCAACGATACTCAAAACATTGGTAAGGCACTTGATGATGGATGGGTGATCACGTTTCCGCAGGGAACTACGAAACCTTTTAAACCTATCCGAAAGGGAACGGCTCATATCATTAAAAATCACAAACCTATCGTGATTCCAATTGTGATCGATGGCTTCCGAAGATCATTTGATAAAAAAGGTCTCAGAATCAAAAAGCGTGGTATACTTCAAACCTTCCAGATCAAGAAACCTCTTGAATTTGATTACGAGAATGATAGTATTGAAGATATTGTAAAGAAACTGGAATATGCTATTGAGCAACATCCTTCATTTCTGAAAGTAATTCCTTCTGAAGAAATACAGGCGATGGAAGACCTGAACGAACAAAGACGTTTCGGATATTGA
- a CDS encoding CoA pyrophosphatase, producing MEFKDFKNRISKLKKMPLPGEEAHRKLAPMMRIKELEELDMEQLKPQEAGVMALFYPDMQQKTRMVLILRKTYKGVHSNQVGFPGGRVEPEDRDMEHTALRETEEEVGIPQDSVEVIAKLSRLYIPPSNFWVYPFIGLLDHTPELIPQESEVEEIMEVLLSEFLDDNNLRNETLSTSYATEIEVPAYKLNNKVVWGATGMMLAEVREMLLRI from the coding sequence ATGGAATTCAAAGATTTTAAAAACAGGATTTCAAAGTTAAAAAAAATGCCGTTGCCGGGAGAGGAGGCACACCGAAAACTGGCTCCAATGATGCGAATTAAGGAATTGGAGGAGCTGGATATGGAGCAGCTAAAACCTCAGGAAGCTGGAGTAATGGCATTATTCTATCCAGACATGCAGCAAAAAACACGAATGGTATTAATCCTTAGAAAAACCTATAAAGGAGTGCACTCCAATCAGGTAGGATTTCCAGGTGGTCGGGTAGAACCTGAAGATAGAGATATGGAACATACCGCTTTAAGAGAAACTGAAGAAGAAGTGGGAATTCCACAAGATTCAGTAGAAGTCATCGCAAAATTGTCCAGGTTATATATTCCGCCGTCCAATTTCTGGGTTTATCCATTTATAGGCCTGCTGGATCATACTCCAGAACTTATTCCGCAGGAATCTGAAGTAGAAGAAATTATGGAGGTACTTCTGAGTGAATTTCTGGATGATAATAATCTAAGAAACGAAACGCTGAGTACTTCTTATGCCACTGAAATTGAAGTGCCAGCTTATAAACTGAACAATAAAGTTGTGTGGGGAGCTACTGGAATGATGCTCGCTGAAGTTCGGGAAATGCTGCTTAGAATTTAA
- a CDS encoding peptidylprolyl isomerase: protein MFRKSLLLTIFSVLFFASCEDKQSSSEKSAKPTAAELELQRKKDSTQQARDSILKVRKAEIQRANIKTEFEKNDMYPIAQEELMPTLRKYGNEHPETRIRIKTNFGNIDVQLYRDTPLHRANFIMLAKNDYFDNTFFHRVAPGFVIQGGNADNQITADNRGDVGSYLIPSEYEAGHQHSYGAFSAAKYAEQNVSKASSPFEFFIVMNKNGTPHLDNDHTVFGRVISGMDVAEKISQVETGESEWPINNIEMDIEVLE, encoded by the coding sequence ATGTTTAGAAAGTCTCTTTTACTAACAATTTTTTCAGTTCTCTTTTTCGCAAGTTGTGAAGATAAGCAAAGTTCCTCAGAAAAGTCGGCTAAACCTACTGCAGCAGAGCTTGAACTTCAAAGAAAGAAAGACTCTACACAGCAGGCCAGAGATAGTATTTTGAAGGTTCGAAAAGCAGAGATTCAACGCGCAAATATTAAAACTGAATTCGAGAAGAATGACATGTATCCCATCGCACAAGAAGAATTGATGCCTACTTTACGCAAATATGGTAATGAGCATCCTGAAACCAGGATAAGAATCAAAACAAATTTCGGGAATATCGATGTTCAGTTATACCGGGATACTCCGCTGCACCGGGCAAACTTTATTATGCTTGCAAAAAATGACTATTTTGATAATACATTTTTCCATAGGGTTGCACCGGGTTTCGTGATACAGGGTGGCAATGCAGACAACCAGATCACTGCAGATAATCGAGGTGACGTGGGAAGTTATTTGATCCCGAGCGAGTACGAAGCAGGACATCAACATAGCTACGGAGCCTTTTCAGCTGCAAAATATGCCGAGCAGAACGTTAGTAAAGCCTCTTCCCCATTTGAATTTTTTATCGTTATGAATAAAAATGGAACTCCGCATCTAGACAATGATCATACGGTTTTTGGTCGTGTAATAAGTGGAATGGATGTAGCTGAAAAGATTTCCCAGGTTGAAACCGGAGAATCTGAATGGCCTATTAATAATATAGAAATGGATATTGAAGTTCTGGAATAA
- a CDS encoding RDD family protein yields the protein MDNFQIETAQNINIQHNIAGVGERILAFFIDLAIIVIYMILSGLIIAGATNGAGDQWMYYTVLGLPTMLYYLLWETFWNGQTPGKAILDIRVVRKDGSRPTFSNYLTRWLLRLIDISASSGAVAVVTILFTGKGQRLGDLAAGTTVITEKKKFGIEHTLGASFSEDYTPKYPQVTVLSDKDVQEIKNLYQNAKAEGHHHIILNLSEKVAELLDVRFEERPMEFLDRVVTDYNYYTSQ from the coding sequence ATGGATAATTTTCAAATCGAAACTGCCCAAAATATCAATATTCAGCACAATATTGCGGGAGTGGGTGAGAGGATCCTTGCTTTTTTTATAGATCTCGCCATTATCGTGATCTATATGATCCTTTCTGGTCTAATCATCGCAGGAGCGACCAATGGTGCAGGAGACCAATGGATGTATTATACTGTTCTTGGGCTACCTACTATGTTATACTATTTGTTATGGGAAACTTTCTGGAACGGGCAGACGCCAGGAAAGGCAATTCTTGATATCCGCGTGGTACGTAAGGATGGTAGTCGTCCTACATTTTCTAATTATCTAACCCGTTGGTTACTTCGATTAATAGATATTTCGGCAAGTAGCGGTGCTGTTGCGGTTGTAACTATATTATTTACTGGTAAGGGGCAGCGACTGGGAGATCTCGCGGCGGGTACAACGGTTATTACTGAAAAAAAGAAATTTGGAATTGAGCATACACTGGGTGCCAGTTTTTCTGAAGATTATACACCTAAATATCCTCAGGTTACCGTGCTTTCAGATAAAGATGTGCAGGAGATTAAGAATTTGTACCAGAATGCTAAAGCTGAAGGACATCACCATATCATCCTGAACCTAAGTGAAAAGGTTGCTGAATTGCTGGATGTAAGATTTGAAGAAAGACCTATGGAATTTTTGGATAGAGTGGTAACCGACTATAATTACTACACTAGCCAATAG
- a CDS encoding stage II sporulation protein M: MREAAFVRQNKDKWVKYESLLQKYKSLDPDQLSNLYVELSDDLSYASTFYPGSNTVQYLNGLATTAHQNIYKTKKESKSRFITFFTKEFPKEFHKHQKQLLWSFLIFAGFSLVGAYSAATDGSFLRSILGDAYVNMTLENIANKDPMAVYKQASETNMFLGITINNIRVALTAFSLGVLAGIGTVFVMMQNGVMLGSFQYFFYEQGLLWESARTIWIHGTIEISVIIVAGCAGLVVGKSILFPGTYSRLKSFTMGIKDGLKIVISTVPFFIIAGFLEGFVTRITQMPDWLAILIISLSLLLILFYYVIYPILLSNKTKNA; the protein is encoded by the coding sequence ATGCGCGAGGCAGCTTTTGTAAGGCAAAATAAAGATAAATGGGTCAAGTATGAAAGTCTGCTTCAGAAATATAAATCGCTGGATCCAGATCAACTGTCCAATCTTTACGTGGAGCTTAGCGACGACCTAAGTTATGCTTCTACCTTTTATCCGGGTTCCAATACTGTACAGTACTTAAACGGACTAGCAACTACTGCCCACCAGAATATCTACAAGACAAAAAAAGAATCTAAAAGCAGGTTCATCACGTTTTTTACTAAAGAATTCCCGAAGGAATTTCATAAGCACCAAAAGCAACTGTTATGGAGTTTTCTAATATTTGCAGGTTTTAGCCTGGTTGGAGCTTATAGTGCGGCTACAGATGGTTCGTTTTTAAGATCTATTCTAGGCGATGCTTATGTGAACATGACGCTTGAAAATATTGCGAACAAAGACCCGATGGCTGTATATAAACAGGCTTCAGAAACAAATATGTTCCTGGGTATCACCATCAACAATATTCGCGTAGCCTTAACAGCATTTTCATTAGGAGTGCTCGCCGGGATCGGGACTGTTTTTGTGATGATGCAAAACGGAGTTATGCTCGGTAGTTTTCAATATTTCTTTTATGAACAGGGTTTGCTCTGGGAATCTGCCAGAACGATCTGGATCCATGGAACCATAGAAATTTCGGTTATTATTGTAGCTGGCTGCGCAGGCCTGGTGGTTGGAAAAAGTATCCTTTTCCCGGGAACTTACAGCCGGCTGAAATCTTTTACCATGGGAATTAAGGACGGACTCAAAATTGTAATTAGTACAGTTCCGTTTTTTATTATAGCCGGATTCCTCGAAGGATTTGTGACAAGGATCACTCAAATGCCAGACTGGCTTGCAATCTTGATAATTAGCCTATCATTACTACTAATCTTATTCTATTACGTTATATACCCAATCCTATTATCTAACAAAACCAAAAATGCATAA
- a CDS encoding DUF4129 domain-containing protein, translating into MKLYLLYFLMLLSLTQEIHAQEDSISKRDIQVEMSEDLFPVEFDTAEIEEYKKQDAYNYIESTEEDSWWVRFKKWLNLKYNQFINWLFGSYDANGILAFFIRIFPYVIIFAVLALIVWLFTRLNPGAKILAEPGKSKVILSEEEELVKNEDLGSLISKAVSEENYRFAVRYQYLRSLKLLDENDLIQYEFQKTNKEYLQEIQEKRLQQLFAEVTKFYEFIWYGNFKVSSADYKIAANGFSKIENELKPVNNA; encoded by the coding sequence TTGAAGTTATATCTGCTGTATTTTTTAATGCTTCTGAGTCTTACTCAGGAGATACACGCTCAAGAGGATTCAATTTCCAAGAGAGATATTCAGGTGGAAATGTCTGAAGATCTTTTTCCGGTTGAATTTGATACTGCTGAAATTGAAGAGTACAAAAAGCAGGATGCCTATAATTATATTGAGAGTACAGAGGAAGATAGCTGGTGGGTTCGTTTTAAAAAATGGCTGAACCTCAAGTATAATCAATTTATAAACTGGCTTTTCGGAAGTTATGATGCAAACGGAATCCTGGCATTTTTTATTAGGATCTTCCCGTACGTGATTATTTTTGCCGTTCTGGCTTTGATCGTCTGGTTATTCACCCGACTTAATCCAGGCGCTAAGATCCTTGCAGAGCCCGGAAAAAGTAAAGTGATCCTTAGCGAGGAAGAGGAACTGGTAAAAAATGAAGATCTAGGCAGTCTCATTAGTAAAGCAGTTTCAGAAGAAAATTACAGGTTTGCAGTGCGTTATCAATACCTGCGGAGTTTAAAATTGCTGGATGAAAATGATCTTATTCAGTATGAATTTCAGAAGACTAATAAAGAATATTTACAGGAGATCCAAGAGAAACGATTACAACAGCTGTTTGCAGAGGTCACCAAGTTCTATGAGTTTATCTGGTATGGTAACTTCAAGGTTTCATCCGCAGATTATAAAATAGCCGCAAATGGATTTAGCAAGATCGAAAATGAATTAAAACCGGTCAATAATGCATAG
- a CDS encoding DUF4350 domain-containing protein yields the protein MHRTYKFAIAIFVLVVIVLTWLETSVKEEINWNPSYTHSDEIPLGSKVFYESWKRTSGDSLELLKIPPYEFLNSEEAKGTYFFFNKGVGFDDDELDHLLNWIAEGNTVFISAHNYSQNLKDTLNIETGSEIDVDGFTEAQDLNFYNPNIKQKDDAVFDKQVTKSFFTEIDTLNHTALGFTRKDKLLPKVNFIRAEFGEGAILLHTAPQVFSNYFMLKEDNYKYTGNLLAYLPAGKVYWDAYYKSGKSFYSSSLYILLNNRSLKWAYYAVLLCIVLYIIFEGKRKQRAIPVIDPPKNRSYEYTGIVSSLYLEQNRFQELGNKKIALFLEFIRREYRLQTSKIDAEFKQDLAAKSSNSLEATNELFKKIESFQKNKNSSKQEFLELSTYINHYKFTDGKSGAT from the coding sequence ATGCATAGGACCTACAAGTTTGCGATCGCAATTTTCGTACTAGTGGTCATTGTACTTACCTGGCTGGAAACATCTGTCAAAGAAGAGATCAACTGGAATCCAAGTTATACACATTCCGATGAAATTCCGCTTGGCTCGAAGGTTTTTTATGAAAGCTGGAAACGAACTTCGGGAGATAGTCTGGAATTGCTCAAGATTCCGCCATATGAATTTTTAAATTCTGAAGAGGCCAAAGGCACTTATTTCTTTTTTAATAAAGGTGTTGGGTTTGATGATGATGAGCTGGATCATTTGCTGAACTGGATTGCTGAAGGAAATACTGTATTTATTTCAGCACATAATTATAGTCAGAATCTGAAGGATACTTTAAATATCGAAACAGGTTCTGAAATTGATGTAGATGGTTTTACTGAAGCTCAGGACCTGAACTTTTACAATCCGAATATTAAACAGAAAGATGATGCCGTATTCGATAAGCAGGTAACGAAATCTTTTTTTACTGAAATTGACACCTTAAATCATACAGCACTAGGATTTACGCGCAAAGACAAACTGTTGCCTAAGGTCAATTTTATAAGAGCAGAATTTGGAGAAGGAGCGATTTTGCTACATACAGCACCGCAGGTTTTTAGTAATTACTTCATGCTGAAGGAGGATAATTATAAATATACCGGCAATCTTCTGGCGTATCTACCTGCTGGTAAAGTTTACTGGGATGCGTATTATAAATCTGGAAAATCTTTCTACAGTTCCTCGCTTTATATTTTACTCAATAACAGATCCCTGAAATGGGCCTATTATGCCGTGCTTTTATGCATCGTCCTGTATATCATTTTTGAAGGCAAAAGAAAGCAACGAGCAATTCCGGTCATAGATCCACCAAAGAACCGGTCTTATGAGTATACAGGAATCGTCTCGAGTTTATACCTCGAACAAAATCGATTTCAGGAACTGGGAAATAAAAAGATCGCTTTATTTCTCGAATTTATCCGACGTGAATATCGGCTGCAAACTTCAAAAATAGATGCTGAATTTAAACAGGATCTGGCTGCTAAAAGCTCAAATTCACTGGAAGCTACCAACGAACTTTTTAAGAAAATAGAATCATTTCAAAAGAATAAGAACAGCTCAAAACAAGAGTTTCTGGAGCTAAGTACTTATATTAATCATTACAAATTTACCGATGGAAAATCAGGAGCAACATAA